The proteins below come from a single Pseudomonadota bacterium genomic window:
- the lipB gene encoding lipoyl(octanoyl) transferase LipB yields the protein MSNTDTDQSKLPLEVYDLGVIDYLKALELQRNYHQKLIDGTQGDLLLICSHNPVFTCGTSTAAEHIYLPEAEFIAQGSPLVKVERGGSVTYHGPEQAIFYPIINLHNHKTDVGWYMRALEEVIIRTLKEYDIIGIRVTGKTGVWIDQNTKIAFSGVRISRWCTLHGFAMNVLPCAERFSAINPCGLGDIKVVSMAELSSRTLSCATVTQQLLIHFIDVFGYGNWSP from the coding sequence GTGAGCAACACTGATACGGACCAAAGCAAGCTCCCACTTGAAGTCTATGACCTCGGCGTCATCGATTATTTAAAGGCGCTGGAGCTGCAGCGTAACTACCATCAGAAATTAATCGATGGCACACAGGGAGATCTGCTGCTGATATGCTCTCACAATCCGGTCTTTACCTGCGGAACCTCAACGGCTGCTGAGCATATCTACCTCCCTGAGGCGGAGTTTATTGCGCAGGGTTCGCCACTAGTTAAGGTCGAGCGTGGTGGTAGCGTTACATATCACGGGCCGGAGCAAGCTATATTTTATCCGATCATAAATCTCCATAACCACAAGACCGATGTCGGGTGGTATATGCGTGCGCTTGAAGAGGTTATCATCCGGACACTCAAGGAATACGATATTATCGGGATACGGGTTACTGGAAAAACCGGTGTATGGATCGATCAGAACACTAAGATCGCCTTTAGCGGTGTGCGGATCTCTCGTTGGTGCACCCTGCACGGCTTCGCAATGAACGTCCTGCCCTGCGCCGAGCGCTTCAGCGCTATAAACCCGTGCGGACTTGGAGATATTAAGGTTGTGTCGATGGCGGAGCTAAGCTCAAGAACGCTTAGCTGCGCCACCGTTACACAACAGCTACTCATTCATTTTATTGATGTATTTGGCTACGGTAACTGGTCACCGTAG
- the lpdA gene encoding dihydrolipoyl dehydrogenase, with translation MAGQSKDLIILGSGPGGYVAAVRAAQLGRTVSIIEREALGGVCLNWGCIPSKALLRSAQLYNDIKHAGDFGFETGKVTIDFPRIIERSREIANKLSGGVNYLMRKGKIEVISGNGTLEKGNKLVVTDSARKSTTYDFKDIIIATGARPRPFPGVDVDGDVIHTSRTILENKRLPQKMLIIGAGAIGIEFAYFFSTLGTQVTVVEMADQILPVEDTEVSQTLEKIFVKNGMIIHTATGVQDLKRTGKAVSATLKSKTGEVQWSGDTCLVAIGILPNTENIGLDKVGIVTERGFIKVDGLLRTNVPNHYSIGDVAGGVALAHKASHEGIIAAEVIAGKSKHPMKYDNIPGCTYCQPQVASVGLTERACKEKGIKYRVGKMPFQAVGKAIAIGEQDGFVKVLIDDQVGEVLGVHIIHAEATELISEAAIIRSHEGIAASVVDTIHPHPTLSEAVMEAMAIALGRPINF, from the coding sequence ATGGCTGGTCAATCAAAAGATCTTATTATCCTCGGTTCTGGTCCAGGTGGTTATGTAGCAGCGGTTCGTGCCGCTCAACTCGGCCGTACCGTCTCAATCATAGAGCGCGAGGCGCTCGGTGGCGTGTGCCTTAACTGGGGCTGTATCCCTTCAAAGGCGCTACTGCGCTCGGCGCAGCTCTACAACGATATTAAGCATGCCGGTGATTTCGGTTTTGAAACCGGTAAAGTCACAATTGATTTCCCCCGTATCATCGAGCGCTCGCGCGAAATTGCCAACAAACTCTCCGGCGGCGTGAATTACTTAATGCGCAAGGGTAAGATTGAGGTGATCTCAGGTAACGGCACCCTTGAGAAGGGAAATAAGCTTGTTGTTACAGACTCAGCCCGTAAATCGACCACCTATGACTTTAAGGATATAATTATCGCTACTGGTGCCCGTCCCCGCCCCTTTCCGGGAGTTGATGTTGATGGCGATGTAATCCACACATCACGCACGATCCTTGAGAATAAGCGCCTACCTCAAAAGATGCTTATCATCGGAGCCGGCGCGATCGGGATCGAGTTTGCATACTTCTTTAGCACCCTGGGAACTCAGGTAACGGTCGTGGAGATGGCTGACCAGATTCTGCCAGTTGAGGACACCGAGGTTTCTCAGACCCTTGAGAAGATCTTTGTAAAGAACGGTATGATTATTCATACCGCTACCGGAGTTCAGGATCTAAAGAGAACTGGCAAGGCCGTTAGCGCCACCCTCAAGAGCAAAACCGGTGAGGTACAATGGAGCGGAGATACCTGCCTAGTTGCTATCGGCATTCTGCCAAATACTGAGAACATCGGACTCGATAAGGTCGGTATCGTTACAGAGCGCGGCTTTATTAAAGTTGATGGTCTGCTGCGCACTAATGTGCCCAATCACTACTCCATCGGAGACGTTGCTGGGGGTGTGGCTCTTGCCCACAAGGCGAGCCACGAGGGTATCATCGCGGCAGAGGTTATTGCGGGTAAATCTAAGCACCCTATGAAGTATGACAATATCCCGGGCTGTACCTACTGTCAGCCACAGGTCGCCTCAGTTGGTCTCACCGAGCGCGCCTGCAAAGAGAAGGGTATTAAGTACCGCGTTGGAAAGATGCCCTTTCAGGCGGTCGGAAAAGCTATCGCTATCGGAGAGCAGGACGGCTTCGTTAAGGTGCTGATCGATGATCAGGTGGGCGAGGTGCTAGGCGTTCATATCATCCACGCTGAAGCAACGGAGCTAATCTCTGAAGCTGCCATAATTCGCTCGCACGAGGGGATCGCTGCCAGTGTAGTTGATACCATTCATCCCCATCCAACCTTATCGGAGGCGGTTATGGAGGCTATGGCTATCGCCCTTGGAAGACCAATTAACTTCTAA
- a CDS encoding VF530 family protein — MNESPHRGSKDPLEGKTLQMILTELYEHFGWDGLARQLPINSFIDNPSIKSSLSFLRRTPWARERIEKIYRSFLQGKVQQAGDDSES, encoded by the coding sequence ATGAATGAATCTCCGCACAGAGGGAGCAAAGACCCCCTTGAGGGAAAAACGCTTCAAATGATCCTGACTGAGCTGTACGAGCATTTTGGATGGGATGGGCTCGCTCGGCAGCTTCCGATCAATTCGTTCATCGATAATCCCTCAATCAAGTCGAGCCTTAGCTTTCTTCGACGGACTCCTTGGGCACGGGAAAGAATAGAGAAGATCTATCGTAGCTTTCTGCAAGGGAAGGTGCAGCAGGCGGGTGACGACAGTGAGTCGTAA
- a CDS encoding type II toxin-antitoxin system RelE/ParE family toxin, with product MAEYKITIKPSAIKELEDIPKKIAQLIVKRVWQLALNPRPIGSQKLSGQDRYRIRQGDYRVVYGINDLIRTVDVVKIGRRREVYL from the coding sequence GTGGCAGAATATAAAATTACCATCAAGCCTTCGGCTATCAAAGAGCTGGAGGACATTCCCAAAAAAATTGCTCAGCTAATAGTCAAGAGAGTTTGGCAACTTGCCCTAAATCCAAGACCTATAGGCAGTCAAAAACTTTCGGGGCAAGATCGATATAGAATCCGCCAAGGGGACTATCGCGTGGTATATGGAATTAATGATTTAATACGAACAGTCGATGTTGTGAAAATTGGGCGCCGTAGAGAAGTCTACCTGTAG
- a CDS encoding CopG family transcriptional regulator — translation MAREATKRATVYIEDDLHKALRLKALEVERTVSQLINEAIRGSLGEDAEDLEAFKERAREKSIPFEDAVKKLKARGRI, via the coding sequence ATGGCACGAGAAGCAACAAAACGAGCTACTGTATATATCGAAGATGATCTACATAAAGCCCTAAGACTCAAGGCTCTGGAAGTTGAACGTACTGTGTCTCAACTTATTAATGAAGCAATCCGCGGTAGCTTAGGTGAGGACGCGGAAGACCTTGAGGCTTTTAAGGAGCGTGCAAGAGAAAAGAGTATCCCTTTTGAAGATGCAGTTAAAAAACTCAAAGCTCGTGGCAGAATATAA
- a CDS encoding alpha/beta hydrolase, with protein MTPVPQSTTVRSRLPRKFVAIGRRLVVATLVVSLFFILTQELQIFPGLVQSLILQGKNHPPRGIDVLTITSQDGTNVVVWHMKSPEAGKRVAVLFHGNADNVASFVPLQRWLASAGIGSYSVEYRGYSGRGSGWPSERGLYEDGEAAFELARREEGIDAKDMIVLGSSIGTGIASHVAATFNPKALILLSPYTSLTDIVREMPFFGYLSPFLWYEFPSLKNIAKLKDTCVIAAHGHRDTVIPFQHSLRLRDAYRGASSFQLLESEQAGHYGILGYTDIQILTALSDCFSR; from the coding sequence ATGACACCAGTACCTCAATCAACCACGGTACGCTCTCGTTTGCCTCGGAAGTTTGTTGCCATTGGCCGGCGCTTGGTTGTCGCAACGTTGGTAGTCTCCCTATTTTTCATTCTTACACAGGAGCTTCAGATCTTTCCCGGACTTGTACAGTCACTAATCCTTCAAGGTAAGAATCATCCACCAAGAGGAATTGATGTCCTTACTATCACCTCGCAAGACGGTACCAATGTTGTGGTATGGCATATGAAGTCCCCGGAAGCTGGCAAACGGGTCGCGGTACTTTTCCACGGTAATGCAGACAATGTTGCTTCGTTTGTACCGTTGCAGCGTTGGTTAGCTTCGGCTGGAATCGGGAGTTACTCGGTGGAATACCGTGGTTATAGCGGGAGGGGCTCCGGATGGCCATCGGAAAGAGGTCTCTATGAGGACGGAGAGGCGGCGTTTGAGCTCGCGCGTCGGGAGGAGGGTATAGATGCTAAGGATATGATAGTGCTTGGAAGCTCCATAGGTACTGGCATCGCTTCCCATGTCGCCGCTACGTTTAATCCTAAGGCGCTTATACTTCTTTCCCCCTATACCAGCCTCACTGATATTGTGCGAGAGATGCCATTCTTTGGATACCTTTCGCCTTTCCTCTGGTATGAATTTCCCTCCCTTAAGAATATCGCCAAGCTTAAGGATACCTGCGTTATTGCTGCGCATGGTCATCGTGATACGGTCATTCCGTTTCAACACTCGCTTCGTCTCAGAGATGCATATAGGGGCGCATCCTCATTCCAGCTTTTAGAATCTGAGCAGGCCGGCCACTACGGTATTCTCGGATACACAGACATTCAGATTTTAACGGCTTTATCGGATTGTTTTTCCAGATAG
- a CDS encoding trypsin-like serine protease, whose amino-acid sequence MRERTTLSPIKIVLSTLFVAAIGCGGGSDESSGVNAAACSAIGYSKSLKVADGEQCLVESSGDTSSVVKLFLIDDDDGSLVGSCTGTVISPTAVLTAAHCFQSADSAFVRVVANGTRVDVPSSRVVTHPGYFLGSEGVFFNDVAIVHTSSQLPAPAVPILRSRAPEVGQISIVAGYGQIENNGPAVEDVVAGRAVIRIVTDNHIRIDFRGWESHPCQGDSGGALFIEDDSGLAIVGVVSQSDPSVLEEQVCSKGDMTLYANTQSPDISNFITSQVPEVVVR is encoded by the coding sequence TTGAGAGAGCGTACGACCTTATCACCAATAAAAATCGTGCTCAGCACATTGTTTGTAGCTGCCATAGGGTGTGGGGGCGGAAGCGATGAATCCTCCGGCGTAAATGCGGCTGCTTGCAGCGCTATCGGTTACAGCAAGTCGCTCAAGGTGGCAGATGGTGAGCAGTGCCTTGTGGAGAGCAGTGGCGACACCTCCTCAGTGGTAAAGCTGTTCCTCATCGATGATGACGATGGCAGCCTCGTCGGAAGTTGCACCGGCACGGTGATCTCGCCCACGGCGGTGCTGACAGCAGCGCACTGCTTTCAATCGGCTGACTCCGCTTTCGTAAGAGTGGTGGCGAACGGAACAAGAGTAGATGTGCCTTCGTCACGAGTAGTAACACATCCTGGATATTTCCTCGGCTCTGAAGGTGTGTTTTTCAACGACGTAGCGATAGTTCATACGTCGTCGCAGTTGCCAGCTCCCGCGGTGCCGATACTGCGGTCGAGGGCTCCGGAAGTCGGCCAGATCTCGATTGTGGCCGGATACGGGCAAATAGAGAATAATGGCCCTGCGGTCGAAGATGTTGTTGCAGGTCGCGCGGTCATCCGCATCGTTACCGACAATCATATTCGTATTGACTTTCGGGGATGGGAGAGTCATCCCTGCCAAGGCGACTCGGGTGGGGCTCTATTCATTGAAGATGATAGCGGCTTAGCGATCGTTGGTGTTGTGTCACAGAGTGATCCGAGTGTTTTGGAGGAGCAGGTCTGCTCGAAGGGCGATATGACGCTCTACGCGAACACTCAATCACCGGATATATCCAATTTTATAACCTCGCAGGTCCCTGAGGTTGTAGTTAGGTAG